The Triticum dicoccoides isolate Atlit2015 ecotype Zavitan chromosome 6A, WEW_v2.0, whole genome shotgun sequence genome has a window encoding:
- the LOC119317925 gene encoding uncharacterized protein LOC119317925 isoform X1 — MPAMMFTEGLDRDALKWVREGQGAGAGAGALHSHGRMDALRAARGAGGLGLGMPPPEKYRSGHLPRASVPLRPTDNGSASTASDMDESSDAEEVEVCSGGRYSVDSSPRHRDEVPRRTAVPLYRYANVPGQQNYYSSDGYSDLSSSRDTALPRGKPQQARRPQARAAAYVEEEEYSDSAGSSEFSSQVSGRNNGVASKGGYASEYSHTGPVRREASNAVPKAARTAAQPSNSRAYQPEHYSAHVPARGDVKSSPKMDGSSDVPSAPPIHGYSQETSPAPQSDTRTCAKASASDGSTVKKEDHGDGIVGADLPEKTDSSALNGRHTSRPSSSIPLRVPTFHASLQGPWYSVLAYDACVRLCLHAWARGCMEAPVFLENECTLLRDTFSLQDVLLRSEEELMTKQASERVTEGAASKPKKTIGKMKVQVRKVRMSVDMPSGCNFSSLPVVKFDSVRHRLSNVQSSITSGWESVRRVQVATHVPPNSSFSKHSLAYMQASAQYIKQVSGLLKVGVTTLRSSSADEIQETYSCKLRLKSSPEDDVVPMQPGSGETHVFFPDSLGDDLIIDVSDTKGKPCGRVVAQVATMAEEPADKLRWWSIYREPEHELVGRIHLYVQYTTAADENNTKYGSVAETVAYDIVLEVAMKAQHIQQRNLVLQGSWKWLLTEFASYYGVSDAYTKLRYLSYIVDVATPTADWLNLVHELLLPVLMKSHGTATLSHQENRILGEVEEQIEQTLAMVFENYKCLDESLVSGLAEDFRPPTGLAASALEPAIKLYSLLHDVLSPEAQLRLCGYFQTAARKRSRRHMLETDEFVAGNSEGIKMDMVTFTTAYQKMKSLCHNIRNEIFTDIEIHNHHILPSFVDLPNLTAAIYSVELSNRLRSFLVACPPTGPSSPVADLVIATADFQKDLASWNICSIKAGVDAKELFHLYIVLWIEDKRRALLENCRLDKVKWSGVRTQHMTTPFVDEMYDLLKNTLTEYEVIICRWPEYIFVLENAIADIEKAVIDSLEKQYVDTLAPLKDCIAPKKFGLKYVQKLAKRNSTCPYVVPEDLGILLNTMKRLLDVLRPRIESHLRSWSSCIPHGGNSAAIGERLSEVTVTLRAKFRNYMQAVVEKLSENTRMQNTTKLKKIIQDSKGLVLESDIRGRMQELNDQLIGAINHMHKVSEVHVFVAICRGFWDRMGQDVLRFLENRKENKAWYKGARVAVSVLDDTFASQMQQLLGNTLQPKELEPPRSIMEVRSILCKDAPRQKNSGFYY, encoded by the exons ATGCCGGCGATGATGTTCACGGAGGGGCTGGATCGGGACGCGCTCAAGTGGGTGCGCGAG GGCCAGGGCGCGGGCGCGGGGGCGGGGGCGCTGCACAGCCACGGCCGCATGGACGCGCTCCGGGCCGCGCGCGGCGCGggcggcctcggcctcggcatGCCGCCGCCGGAGAAGTACAGGAGCGGGCACCTGCCGCGCGCGTCCGTGCCGCTGCGCCCCACCGACAACGGGAGCGCCTCCACGGCCTCCGACATGGACGAGTCCTCCGACGCCGAGGAGGTCGAGGTCTGCAGCGGCGGCAGGTACTCGGTCGACTCCTCGCCCCGCCACCGCGACGAGGTCCCCCGCCGCACCGCCGTGCCCCTGTACCGGTACGCCAACGTGCCCGGGCAGCAGAACTACTACTCCAGCGACGGCTACTCGGATCTGAGCTCTTCCAGAGACACGGCGCTCCCAAGGGGGAAGCCGCAGCAGGCGCGGCGGCCACAGGCGCGCGCTGCTGCGTACGTCGAGGAGGAGGAGTACTCGGACTCTGCCGGCAGCTCCGAGTTCTCAAGCCAGGTGTCGGGGCGGAACAATGGCGTGGCCTCCAAGGGTGGGTACGCATCTGAGTACTCTCATACCGGTCCAGTCCGGAGAGAAGCGAGCAATGCGGTTCCTAAGGCGGCTCGTACGGCAGCTCAGCCTTCAAACTCGAGAGCTTACCAGCCAGAACACTATTCTGCTCATGTTCCTGCTCGAGGCGATGTCAAATCTTCTCCTAAAATG GATGGTTCATCTGATGTCCCGAGTGCCCCACCAATACATGGTTATAGTCAGGAAACTTCACCAGCTCCTCAAAGTGATACCAGAACTTGTGCAAAAGCAAGTGCATCGGATGGTTCAACTGTCAAAAAGGAGGACCATGGTGATGGTATTGTGGGAGCTGACTTACCCGAAAAAACTGATAG CAGCGCTTTGAATGGAAGGCACACCAGCAGACCATCTAGTTCAATTCCTCTTCGAGTCCCCACGTTTCATGCCAG TTTGCAAGGTCCCTGGTATTCTGTGCTTGCATATGATGCTTGTGTTCGCCTGTGTCTTCATGCATGGGCTAGAGGCTGTATGGAAGCTCCGGTTTTTCTGGAAAATGAATGCACATTATTGAGAGACACATTTAG CTTGCAAGATGTGCTGCTGCGATCGGAGGAGGAACTCATGACAAAACAGGCATCAGAACGAGTTACGGAAGGAGCTGcatcaaaacccaagaaaacaattgGAAAAATGAAGGTTCAAG TTCGCAAAGTTCGCATGTCTGTAGACATGCCTTCTGGTTGCAATTTTTCATCATTGCCAGTGGTGAAATTTGATTCAGTTCGGCACCGCTTGTCCAACGTACAATCATCAATCACATCTGGGTGGGAGTCAGTTAGGAGAGTTCAAGTAGCAACACATGTGCCTCCTAATAGTTCCTTCTCGAAGCATAGCTTAGCATACATGCAAGCAAGtgctcaatatataaagcaggtatcTGGTCTGCTAAAAGTTGGTGTGACTACCTTGCGCAGCAGTTCAGCCGATGAAATACAAG AGACATACTCATGCAAACTGAGGCTTAAAAGTTCACCTGAAGACGACGTGGTACCAATGCAGCCAGGATCTGGTGAAACACATGTCTT CTTTCCAGATAGCCTTGGAGATGATTTAATCATTGATGTATCTGATACCAAAGGAAAACCCTGTGGGCGTGTTGTTGCTCAAGTTGCTACAATGGCAGAGGAACCT GCTGACAAACTTCGTTGGTGGTCAATATACCGGGAGCCAGAGCATGAACTCGTGGGCCGCATACATCTATATGTTCAATATACAACCGCTGCAGATGAAAACAACACAAAG TATGGCTCTGTCGCAGAGACTGTGGCATACGATATTGTTTTGGAAGTTGCAATGAAGGCACAACACATTCAGCAACGGAATCTTGTCTTGCAAGGTTCTTGGAAATGGTTGCTGACAGAATTTGCGTCATACTATGGGGTTTCAGATGCGTACACTAAGTTGAG GTACCTCTCGTATATTGTGGATGTTGCAACCCCTACCGCTGATTGGCTGAATTTGGTTCACGAGCTCTTGCTCCCAGTACTAATGAAGAGCCATGGTACTGCCACATTGAGCCATCAAGAG AATCGAATACTGGGGGAAGTGGAGGAGCAAATCGAGCAAACTTTAGCAATGGTATTTGAGAATTACAAGTGTCTTGATGAGTCACTGGTCTCTGGACTGGCGGAAGACTTCAGGCCTCCAACTGGATTGGCCGCGTCAGCCCTGGAGCCGGCTATAAAGCTGTACAGTCTTCTCCATGATGTGCTATCTCCAGAGGCCCAACTGAGACTCTGTGGTTACTTCCAG ACTGCTGCCAGGAAGCGCTCGCGGAGGCACATGCTCGAAACTGATGAATTTGTGGCAGGAAATTCTGAAGGCATAAAGATGGACATGGTGACCTTCACAACTGCTTACCAGAAGATGAAATCATTGTGCCATAATATACGCAATGAAATATTTACAGACATTGAAATTCATAACCATCACATACTTCCCAG TTTTGTCGACCTCCCGAATTTGACAGCCGCCATCTATAGTGTGGAGCTCTCAAATAGACTACGCTCATTCCTTGTTGCGTGCCCTCCTACTGGCCCTTCTTCTCCGGTTGCAGATTTGGTGATCGCCACTGCAGATTTTCAGAAGGATCTTGCCAGCTGGAACATTTG TTCTATTAAAGCTGGTGTTGATGCAAAAGAGCTGTTCCATTTGTACATTGTATTATGGATTGAAGATAAACGAAGAGCACTGCTGGAAAATTGCAGACTGGATAAG GTTAAATGGTCAGGAGTTAGGACTCAGCATATGACGACACCTTTTGTGGATGAGATGTATGATTTACTGAAGAACACATTGACGGAGTATGAGGTTATCATTTGCCGATGGCCAGAATACATATTTGTTCTTGAGAAT GCTATTGCAGATATTGAGAAAGCGGTAATCGACTCCCTCGAAAAGCAGTATGTGGATACTTTGGCCCCACTTAAAGATTGTATCGCCCCCAAAAAATTTGGCCTCAAATATGTACAAAAGCTAGCAAAGCGCAATTCAACGTGCCCTTATGTTGTACCTGAAGAT CTAGGGATCCTCTTGAACACAATGAAAAGACTATTGGATGTTCTGCGGCCGCGGATCGAGAGCCATCTGAGGTCCTGGAGTTCCTGTATACCTCATGGAGGAAATTCAGCTGCCATCGGCGAAAGACTTAGTGAGGTTACAGTAACATTGAGGGCGAAATTCAGAAACTACATGCAAGCAGTCGTCGAGAAGTTGTCTGAGAAT ACCCGCATGCAGAACACCACAAAGCTCAAGAAGATCATCCAAGACTCAAAAGGATTGGTCCTGGAGTCAGATATCCGCGGCAGGATGCAGGAGTTGAATGATCAGCTAATTGGGGCAATAAATCATATGCACAAAGTCTCAGAAGTTCATGTGTTTGTAGCCATATGCCGAGGCTTTTGGGACCGTATGGGGCAG GATGTCTTGAGGTTCCTGGAAAATCGCAAAGAGAACAAGGCCTGGTACAAAGGCGCGAGAGTTGCAGTGTCG GTGCTCGATGATACATTCGCATCCCAGATGCAGCAGTTGCTTGGCAACACACTCCAGCCAAAGGAGCTGGAGCCGCCTAGGTCCATCATGGAAGTGAGGTCAATTCTCTGCAAAGACGCTCCCCGACAGAAGAATTCGGGCTTCTACTATTGA
- the LOC119317925 gene encoding uncharacterized protein LOC119317925 isoform X2: MPAMMFTEGLDRDALKWVREGQGAGAGAGALHSHGRMDALRAARGAGGLGLGMPPPEKYRSGHLPRASVPLRPTDNGSASTASDMDESSDAEEVEVCSGGRYSVDSSPRHRDEVPRRTAVPLYRYANVPGQQNYYSSDGYSDLSSSRDTALPRGKPQQARRPQARAAAYVEEEEYSDSAGSSEFSSQVSGRNNGVASKGGYASEYSHTGPVRREASNAVPKAARTAAQPSNSRAYQPEHYSAHVPARGDVKSSPKMDGSSDVPSAPPIHGYSQETSPAPQSDTRTCAKASASDGSTVKKEDHGDGIVGADLPEKTDSALNGRHTSRPSSSIPLRVPTFHASLQGPWYSVLAYDACVRLCLHAWARGCMEAPVFLENECTLLRDTFSLQDVLLRSEEELMTKQASERVTEGAASKPKKTIGKMKVQVRKVRMSVDMPSGCNFSSLPVVKFDSVRHRLSNVQSSITSGWESVRRVQVATHVPPNSSFSKHSLAYMQASAQYIKQVSGLLKVGVTTLRSSSADEIQETYSCKLRLKSSPEDDVVPMQPGSGETHVFFPDSLGDDLIIDVSDTKGKPCGRVVAQVATMAEEPADKLRWWSIYREPEHELVGRIHLYVQYTTAADENNTKYGSVAETVAYDIVLEVAMKAQHIQQRNLVLQGSWKWLLTEFASYYGVSDAYTKLRYLSYIVDVATPTADWLNLVHELLLPVLMKSHGTATLSHQENRILGEVEEQIEQTLAMVFENYKCLDESLVSGLAEDFRPPTGLAASALEPAIKLYSLLHDVLSPEAQLRLCGYFQTAARKRSRRHMLETDEFVAGNSEGIKMDMVTFTTAYQKMKSLCHNIRNEIFTDIEIHNHHILPSFVDLPNLTAAIYSVELSNRLRSFLVACPPTGPSSPVADLVIATADFQKDLASWNICSIKAGVDAKELFHLYIVLWIEDKRRALLENCRLDKVKWSGVRTQHMTTPFVDEMYDLLKNTLTEYEVIICRWPEYIFVLENAIADIEKAVIDSLEKQYVDTLAPLKDCIAPKKFGLKYVQKLAKRNSTCPYVVPEDLGILLNTMKRLLDVLRPRIESHLRSWSSCIPHGGNSAAIGERLSEVTVTLRAKFRNYMQAVVEKLSENTRMQNTTKLKKIIQDSKGLVLESDIRGRMQELNDQLIGAINHMHKVSEVHVFVAICRGFWDRMGQDVLRFLENRKENKAWYKGARVAVSVLDDTFASQMQQLLGNTLQPKELEPPRSIMEVRSILCKDAPRQKNSGFYY; the protein is encoded by the exons ATGCCGGCGATGATGTTCACGGAGGGGCTGGATCGGGACGCGCTCAAGTGGGTGCGCGAG GGCCAGGGCGCGGGCGCGGGGGCGGGGGCGCTGCACAGCCACGGCCGCATGGACGCGCTCCGGGCCGCGCGCGGCGCGggcggcctcggcctcggcatGCCGCCGCCGGAGAAGTACAGGAGCGGGCACCTGCCGCGCGCGTCCGTGCCGCTGCGCCCCACCGACAACGGGAGCGCCTCCACGGCCTCCGACATGGACGAGTCCTCCGACGCCGAGGAGGTCGAGGTCTGCAGCGGCGGCAGGTACTCGGTCGACTCCTCGCCCCGCCACCGCGACGAGGTCCCCCGCCGCACCGCCGTGCCCCTGTACCGGTACGCCAACGTGCCCGGGCAGCAGAACTACTACTCCAGCGACGGCTACTCGGATCTGAGCTCTTCCAGAGACACGGCGCTCCCAAGGGGGAAGCCGCAGCAGGCGCGGCGGCCACAGGCGCGCGCTGCTGCGTACGTCGAGGAGGAGGAGTACTCGGACTCTGCCGGCAGCTCCGAGTTCTCAAGCCAGGTGTCGGGGCGGAACAATGGCGTGGCCTCCAAGGGTGGGTACGCATCTGAGTACTCTCATACCGGTCCAGTCCGGAGAGAAGCGAGCAATGCGGTTCCTAAGGCGGCTCGTACGGCAGCTCAGCCTTCAAACTCGAGAGCTTACCAGCCAGAACACTATTCTGCTCATGTTCCTGCTCGAGGCGATGTCAAATCTTCTCCTAAAATG GATGGTTCATCTGATGTCCCGAGTGCCCCACCAATACATGGTTATAGTCAGGAAACTTCACCAGCTCCTCAAAGTGATACCAGAACTTGTGCAAAAGCAAGTGCATCGGATGGTTCAACTGTCAAAAAGGAGGACCATGGTGATGGTATTGTGGGAGCTGACTTACCCGAAAAAACTGATAG CGCTTTGAATGGAAGGCACACCAGCAGACCATCTAGTTCAATTCCTCTTCGAGTCCCCACGTTTCATGCCAG TTTGCAAGGTCCCTGGTATTCTGTGCTTGCATATGATGCTTGTGTTCGCCTGTGTCTTCATGCATGGGCTAGAGGCTGTATGGAAGCTCCGGTTTTTCTGGAAAATGAATGCACATTATTGAGAGACACATTTAG CTTGCAAGATGTGCTGCTGCGATCGGAGGAGGAACTCATGACAAAACAGGCATCAGAACGAGTTACGGAAGGAGCTGcatcaaaacccaagaaaacaattgGAAAAATGAAGGTTCAAG TTCGCAAAGTTCGCATGTCTGTAGACATGCCTTCTGGTTGCAATTTTTCATCATTGCCAGTGGTGAAATTTGATTCAGTTCGGCACCGCTTGTCCAACGTACAATCATCAATCACATCTGGGTGGGAGTCAGTTAGGAGAGTTCAAGTAGCAACACATGTGCCTCCTAATAGTTCCTTCTCGAAGCATAGCTTAGCATACATGCAAGCAAGtgctcaatatataaagcaggtatcTGGTCTGCTAAAAGTTGGTGTGACTACCTTGCGCAGCAGTTCAGCCGATGAAATACAAG AGACATACTCATGCAAACTGAGGCTTAAAAGTTCACCTGAAGACGACGTGGTACCAATGCAGCCAGGATCTGGTGAAACACATGTCTT CTTTCCAGATAGCCTTGGAGATGATTTAATCATTGATGTATCTGATACCAAAGGAAAACCCTGTGGGCGTGTTGTTGCTCAAGTTGCTACAATGGCAGAGGAACCT GCTGACAAACTTCGTTGGTGGTCAATATACCGGGAGCCAGAGCATGAACTCGTGGGCCGCATACATCTATATGTTCAATATACAACCGCTGCAGATGAAAACAACACAAAG TATGGCTCTGTCGCAGAGACTGTGGCATACGATATTGTTTTGGAAGTTGCAATGAAGGCACAACACATTCAGCAACGGAATCTTGTCTTGCAAGGTTCTTGGAAATGGTTGCTGACAGAATTTGCGTCATACTATGGGGTTTCAGATGCGTACACTAAGTTGAG GTACCTCTCGTATATTGTGGATGTTGCAACCCCTACCGCTGATTGGCTGAATTTGGTTCACGAGCTCTTGCTCCCAGTACTAATGAAGAGCCATGGTACTGCCACATTGAGCCATCAAGAG AATCGAATACTGGGGGAAGTGGAGGAGCAAATCGAGCAAACTTTAGCAATGGTATTTGAGAATTACAAGTGTCTTGATGAGTCACTGGTCTCTGGACTGGCGGAAGACTTCAGGCCTCCAACTGGATTGGCCGCGTCAGCCCTGGAGCCGGCTATAAAGCTGTACAGTCTTCTCCATGATGTGCTATCTCCAGAGGCCCAACTGAGACTCTGTGGTTACTTCCAG ACTGCTGCCAGGAAGCGCTCGCGGAGGCACATGCTCGAAACTGATGAATTTGTGGCAGGAAATTCTGAAGGCATAAAGATGGACATGGTGACCTTCACAACTGCTTACCAGAAGATGAAATCATTGTGCCATAATATACGCAATGAAATATTTACAGACATTGAAATTCATAACCATCACATACTTCCCAG TTTTGTCGACCTCCCGAATTTGACAGCCGCCATCTATAGTGTGGAGCTCTCAAATAGACTACGCTCATTCCTTGTTGCGTGCCCTCCTACTGGCCCTTCTTCTCCGGTTGCAGATTTGGTGATCGCCACTGCAGATTTTCAGAAGGATCTTGCCAGCTGGAACATTTG TTCTATTAAAGCTGGTGTTGATGCAAAAGAGCTGTTCCATTTGTACATTGTATTATGGATTGAAGATAAACGAAGAGCACTGCTGGAAAATTGCAGACTGGATAAG GTTAAATGGTCAGGAGTTAGGACTCAGCATATGACGACACCTTTTGTGGATGAGATGTATGATTTACTGAAGAACACATTGACGGAGTATGAGGTTATCATTTGCCGATGGCCAGAATACATATTTGTTCTTGAGAAT GCTATTGCAGATATTGAGAAAGCGGTAATCGACTCCCTCGAAAAGCAGTATGTGGATACTTTGGCCCCACTTAAAGATTGTATCGCCCCCAAAAAATTTGGCCTCAAATATGTACAAAAGCTAGCAAAGCGCAATTCAACGTGCCCTTATGTTGTACCTGAAGAT CTAGGGATCCTCTTGAACACAATGAAAAGACTATTGGATGTTCTGCGGCCGCGGATCGAGAGCCATCTGAGGTCCTGGAGTTCCTGTATACCTCATGGAGGAAATTCAGCTGCCATCGGCGAAAGACTTAGTGAGGTTACAGTAACATTGAGGGCGAAATTCAGAAACTACATGCAAGCAGTCGTCGAGAAGTTGTCTGAGAAT ACCCGCATGCAGAACACCACAAAGCTCAAGAAGATCATCCAAGACTCAAAAGGATTGGTCCTGGAGTCAGATATCCGCGGCAGGATGCAGGAGTTGAATGATCAGCTAATTGGGGCAATAAATCATATGCACAAAGTCTCAGAAGTTCATGTGTTTGTAGCCATATGCCGAGGCTTTTGGGACCGTATGGGGCAG GATGTCTTGAGGTTCCTGGAAAATCGCAAAGAGAACAAGGCCTGGTACAAAGGCGCGAGAGTTGCAGTGTCG GTGCTCGATGATACATTCGCATCCCAGATGCAGCAGTTGCTTGGCAACACACTCCAGCCAAAGGAGCTGGAGCCGCCTAGGTCCATCATGGAAGTGAGGTCAATTCTCTGCAAAGACGCTCCCCGACAGAAGAATTCGGGCTTCTACTATTGA